The genomic window GCTGAGTGTGTGTCTATATGTGGAGACAAACCTACACCACAAGGATATTCATTTACCTGTAAAACACATGAACAATTTAATGCATTGTTCTTTATTTCAAAAGCTAATGTTGTTATCACTGCTAAGGGCTCAAATCTAGATTGCATAATGGACCAAGGAAAGATAAGAATTATAGGTATCACCTTCAGCAAAGGAAACAATAGAGAACTGCTTTGAAACAACATTCCTTGTCAATAGAGAACTTACTGTCAATTGATCAACTAATCTGGTGGTACAGTCCTTCACACCGGGAAAAGAAGCAATCTTCTCAAGGACGGTTGAAACAAACGTAGGCAATTCACCCAAGAACTGCTTTGAATCAACATTCCTTGTCTGTGGATAGCAAAGAATCTTTTTCAACATAAAGCTAAGGTAGTCTCAAGCTAAAGATATGATGATTAAAGGAAATTGTGCAGTAGAAATGACAAGCTTTAAGTTTGTTCATGCTACAGAAACCTTTACTGTCTATGTGCAGCAGAAAAGTGAAATCAAACTGCATTCTATCACACGGCGATACTTCAGGACTTGATTAGGTTCAAGACTGGTGAAAATGGGACAGACAGTATGAAGggtcacaaaatgaagccaatgcATCTCTcacttttgagtataacccttttTGTTTCTTGGCGGCACAAATGAAGAAAGGCCATGCTCTCTTAATGAAATAAAAACTTCAGGCAGTAGTCCCATTTATTGATGTAAGGACAACGCAAGATACTAGAACATCGCATCATCCTGAGATACTTAGgtggtgtttagttcccaaaattttgcaaattttttcaagattccctgtcacatcgaatctttggacgcatgcataaagcattaaatataaataaaaaataaaactaattacacagtttagacgaaattcacgagacgaatcttttaagcctaattagactatgattggacactaattgacaaataacaacgaaagtgctacaataccatttcaaaaaaaaattcgtcaactaaacaagggcttacgaGATCAAACTTACTTCGTACAGAAACTCATAACCATAATGCTGAACTCGTCTCTTCGCCAGTCTTTTCCACGTCTTGCTATCCACAGCTGAAAGCAACTCCTGAAAAGGAAGCAAAAGACATAGTACCACTCAGCACAGGGAAGCAGGGCTATTTAACAAACCCTCAAACTTGGAGAACAAACGGAGATGACTCACAATTGGCTAACCTGTTCCTCAGCGGCAGTCACGAACTCCTGAACCATGTAAATCCCGGGGATTCCGAGCTCCGATGCCACGAGAGCCACCGGTACAGAGCCCCCAGGGCGAGCCTTTGGCTTCACGGGCACCGAATACCGAATGTGCAGCACGCGACCCGCAAGGAGGTCGCAGGGGCGCCCGTGgagcgcggccatggcggcctcCGCGGCGGCAGGCTCGTGGAACCGGACGATGATTCGGGCGCCGCTGTCGTCGGCAGCCTGGACCCCTGCGACCTTCCCGAAGGCGCCGAACACCGAGCGGACGTCGGCGTCGGTTACTCCCACCGCGGGCCCGCAGTTGGCCACATAGAGGACGGCGCTGGGAGGCGGAGGAGCGGTGTCCCCGGCGAGAGGGAGCGGGCGTGTGTATCCAGACTTCGCCGCCATCTCTAGGAACTTGCGGCGCGGAAGCTAACCACTGAACCAGAGAAACGCGGGCCAAACTGCACTTCGGTCCGTAGCGCCGTCGGGGCTACTGCGGCGCGATCCCGGCCGCCGCCGAGAGGGGTGAAGCCGTGAAGGTGAAGCGAGCTGGCCCTTGCGTTTTGAGAATCCTGCGGCCATTTCGTGGGCTCGTGCTTCGTGGTCGAGACGTACCGACCGTTTCGTTTCATCGAAGCCCAACCCAATAACTGAGCCTTGGCGTCTGGTCGGAGGTGGAGAGCGACCTGCCCTTGGCGACGTGCGGGTGCCCTCTCGCTGCGCCCAACAACCCGACTGGGCCGGCCGGGCTGCATCTCGTTCCGCTGCCCAACAACCCCTTCCGCTGCATTCCTCCGCGTGCGTTCTGCGTCTGTCTCTCTCGCCACCGTCTCGCTCTCCGACGACTGGTGGGCCGCCGCCGCCCTAAGCCAGGTGCTGAGGCTTTCCTTGgtctcttcgccggcgacgagcacccaccaggtactcCCACCCCTTTTCTTCCCTTCATGCTGTGCGAAGCTGAGCACCGAAACCCTAACCTACTTAGCTATTTGACAAGCCgtacatgtgtacacccatgCCCCTTTATTGGATCCGCCCCTGATCTCACGCCAATGCTCTTCGGTGTTTGTTTTACCCGCTTATTCAGTTTTACCCGCTTATTGAAATTATGAACTTGTGGGCTTGCTGTATATGTGCTGCAATGGAAGCTGTTTTAGTCGCTTATTCAGATCGTGAACTTGTAGGCTTGTTGTATATGTGCTACAATGGCGTCTCTGGGGCGAAGAGCCGGGAGTTACATCTGCTCGGAGCTGTGTGGCACAGCTCTGAACCAGAGGCACTACTCCACCTCGAGGGTGGATTGGAAGCAGCTGCGGCCAATGATTCTGAAGAGGATTAAGAAACGGTCAAAGGAATACCCAATCAAACGGATGATCCCGGTCGCGGAGGAGGTGGTCAGGGCTAGGGAGATTGTCAATGAGGGCGTCTCCAGACTGCTCAAGGTTGTTCCTGTTCAGTCATGCAAGTAAGGAAAATAAAGAAATTTTATTCGTTTTGAAAAAATTCGTttcaaaaaataaagaatagtcTTTTCTTGTCTTAACTGAAAAACGATAATAAACCCAGTCTTACATATAGTACACTTTATTATTGATGATTTGTTGGAAGTGCTTTTAAAAAAACTATAGCATCTTGAATTAGGCAAGTATCAAAAGGATTGAAGaaagggaaaatggtgttcttacCCCTGTCCAGTAagctaattgtgattttgccttTCCTTTTTCAACTTTGTGTTTTTATCCCTATTATTTTGAACTAAACGGTCCGTTTGCCCCTGCTTCTGACGTCCGTCAGATAAACATGGAttaaatgaattaaaaaaattctaaatcTGAAAAACAAAGGCCAAATGACCATAGTGCCCCTTATCTTATCTCATCGTCCCAAACCGAGCTCTCGCTTTCGGCGCGGTCCTCTCCCCCCGCGTCTTCCAGGGCGCCCATGAGCTGAGGCCACCGCCGATGGGCCCGCCCCACGCCGCGCAGGACCCCGCGCCGTCGCCGTCTGGCGGCAGCGGCTTCGGCTCCTCCAGGCGCCTCCTCCGCCGGCTCGACCGCCGCAACGCGTCCAAGAACattggctacaacgcccccaACTACTGCCAGTACCCGCCGTCCCCGCAGCCCGCCTCCGCGCCGGGGTCCGGGCCAACCTCGCTCGCCGCCTCCGTCGCCTGCTCCCTCGACCTCGTCAACAGCTTCCGCATCGGCGGCATCGGCGACGGGGGCGGGGACCTCCGCTTCCTGTGCGAAAGCCTCGGCCTCTCCGGGCCCGACGACTTCGCCATCCCGCTGGCTGACTGGGAGGCGCACAAGGCCATTCGCTCCTCCACCTCCGCTTCGAGCTCCCCCTCCTCCGCACGCTCCAACCACGACTCCCCTCAGCGGGACTCACCGCTCTGTCAGGTGGTGCCGAGGAGCCCGCCCAGGCTGCGGACGCCGACCCGGAGCTACCGGCCGCAACGGGAAGGGACGGCCCAATCGAAGCTCCGGAGCGGCCGGCGCGCCTGGATCCGCCGCCCGAGTCCACCTTTCCGGATGCAAGGAGGGCAGCTGGGGAGGGAGGAATCAAGGGCGTGCGCCCGCCGCTGGTGCTCAAGCCGCCGCCTTCGATGGCGCTGCCAGCTGTCTGCGGCGTCGGATCCACGTGGGATATCTTGCGGTCGTTCGCGCCGGATGAGAAAGAGGACGCCCCCGCGAGCAGATCTGGCCGTCGTTTTGGACACCGGGATGCAGTGGAGAAGGATGACGACGAGGATGGGGCGGTATTGTTAATGTTGGACGATCTTGGGCTGGAGGAGTCGTCCAAGGGCTTCACTGGTACTTCTTCGCTATCAACGACCAACGATGACGAGACCTCAAGCACCACCACAGAATCCATGTTCTATATCTCACCGAACGGGAGGTTTAGGAGGAGGATCCGGTCCTGGAGCCGAGGGGTGCTCCTGGGTAGTGGCTCGTTTGGGACAGTCTATGAGGGCATCAGCGAGTAAGTGCTCTAAAGATAAAATTCAGTTGCTCTTCCGTGCTGTTTAGTTGCTTGGAATAATCAATCTAACATGCTACGCCTGTCCATACTCCATAGGGCAGTATAAGGTACAGCTAGAAGCCTCGATTAATCTGGGTTTCACAGAACTGATTCTATTGCTGATTAGAGCCTACTAGGTCTGTTTCTAAATGTTAGACACTAAGCACAGCCTACTAGTAGTAACAATTGAATTAGTTACATGATATAGTCTTCTACAACTAAACCAACATGATCCTAAGTAATAGGCAAAGATCTCAACTAAAATCATTGTCACATGCAATTCgatgaacaacaacaacaacaacaacaacaacaaagcctttaagtcccaaacaagttgcaATTCGATGAACCATTTCCTCAATCGTACGTGGGACCATGACATATTAGTGAGCCAAAATGTTGCACTCTTGACTTCTGGGTCAGCAGAGAATAATTTGATAATCACTCGATTTTTTCTGTTCTTAGAAGCTTGATTTTATTTCAATTTAGAACTGAGGTTAAGGATTTTTTACTTGATTATGTGTTCTTTGGTCATGATAACTTGGATATTCAGCTCTGCGAACAACGTACATGAATTTATTGTCCTGGATGAAGCAATTCAGCATTTGTCCTTTTTTTTCTCCCAATATGCAATAGGGATGGTTGCCTTCACTATTTATAGTCTGCTCTAGTTTTTTCCTGTTGCAAGCCTGAGCCTAGTCTCTTACATGCTTTTCTGCTTCTGTGTCATATTATCAGTGAGGGTGTCTTCTTTGCTGTCAAAGAAGTAAACTTATTTGATCAAGGGAGCAATGCGAAGCAGTGTATCTTTCAGCTTGGGCAGGTACTTCTGAAAAATGGCAAGGATCAGAAGGAACACATGCTGACAATATTGGATATCAATGTGGTGGGTGGACGATAGCATGGCATGGAGACAGTGGAAAAATAACTCCTTTGAGTATTGGATCACTGAAGTAGTATGCTGTGATTTTCCTTTGAGTAGATCAATGTTGTAGTTTTCCCTTGAGGGGCTCTGGTCGGCGGATGGATTTCTCTTTCCACTCGGACATTCCTCAGCGGCATGTGGTTCGGCCATCCAAGGAGAGCCCAGACGCGTTGGATTTCTCTTTCCACTCGGACGAGCACAGCCAGAGGCTCCAGAGAGTGTTCCAGCCCGGCTCCTTTCTTTACGAAGGATGCAACAACAACAGCTGATTCATGTCATTCTCTTTTCCAGCTTGGTTAGTAAATACATGGTGTAGTTTTAGTGCTTGTAGTGTTACATGAACCAACTTGTATGGCGGTTACTTTTGCTGAAAAAACATGTACAGTGCATGCATctaattatacagtttgttaATTGATGTTCTACATGCATTCTTATACATTGAAGATTTTTGGTCCCACACAAAAGATTATATCGAAATATTTCTTATGGCGTTACATCTGTCATCATTATGAACCTTttggtcccaaaattttgaatatttatcaatattaaatctgagttcaaataattgccagttgtgccaaatatgtttGACAAAATTTAATCAATTGCcagcatacaataaaaaagtATAATTccaaaacaggggcaaaatcgcatgggcattcatgtcctattgtacaaagtttaacaccgttaggggtggatgacggagcaggggcaaactggtgcttcgtgaatggcacagtaggggtaaattcacaaagtcaaaaaaaataggggcaaaatcacaatttcgatacaaaacaagggtacaaacacAAGAGCcccttgaagaaatggagaagtaGGAATACTATGAATGCATAGGTTAGTGTTTTTCTTGCGTCTCTTCACCATTTTAGGTTTTTATCAATACGACCCAATTCTTGCAATGCCAAGTTAACTGTTCTCTGTGATATTTATGCCTGATTACAGTTTGTTGATTCTTGCCCTGAATATTTCTGCATTTTATCAGTCTGTTTAACACCTTCTGTATTGATTTGGACTGAAGGTTTTGTCCTGAAGCTCACATTGGAGCCACGGGTCATCAGATGAAAACATGCTATGGTTTCAAGCGTATGATCAAGGACCGACCACATGAATGGCAACCGGGCAACTTGAATGACATCCTTGTCCCTGTTCAGGCTTTCCACCAGAAAAACATGTTTGAGGATGAGATAAAGCATGACCAGCGGTTCGACTTCACTCGCGTCCCAGCTGTACTTGAGCTGTGCCATCATGCAGGTGCAGACATACCTGAAGAGATTCTATACAAAAGTGAACAAATATCTAATACACACAAAACAAACAATCAGCAATCTGCTCCGTTCTTGCCAGATGAACTCAGATATATCGGTCAGAGAACACTGGATGCATGGGAATACCTGAGATTAGGTGTCACAAAACTCCTCTTGGTGTACCCATCCAAAGTTTGTAAGCATTGCTCTGAAGTGCATATCGGGCAATCAGGGCACAAGGCCAGAATGTGTGGAGTTTTCAAGTTTGAGGGCTGGAAAGGGATGCACAAGTGGAACAAGGCCGGAGTGGATGACCTAGTTCCTCAGAAGATTGTGTGGCATCGGAGGCCTCATGACCCACCGGTCCTTGTGGACGGCGGGAGGGATTATTATGGCCATGCGCCTGCTGTCATTGAGCTCTGCATGCAAGTGGGTGCAGTAGTACCCCCGAAATACCATTGCATGATGAAGACACACGGCTTAGCACCACCTGTTCGATGAGACCATATGTCATAAAGTTGACTGCCTGGTTAGATACAGGAACTGTACATATCAGATGCCAAAATAATTTTGTTTGCCTCTGAAATTTCTAGGGTGCAAAAGACTGTTCTGGAAGAAGCCATCAATTAACCGTAATGGCTAGCTGAGGAGAGACGCTATTTTGAAGATTATTAGTGTTATCAGAATCCAGAAGGTGAGACTGAAAAGAAAAGATTTTCAGATGGTCAGTAGCAGACACAACTATTATTTTGAAGGCCCTCAGACAACAGGAAAAATTTTGCTTTGTAAAATATTAGAACAGCGTACTTCATTGCCCTTCATTTGTTCAGACCCGTTTCTTTAGAATGGAGAGCTTTAGGAGTAGCCTACTATCTGCTCTTCAGTGACTCAGTTCAGCTACAGTAATAGCAATGTTGCCATTGTTTTACGTGACTCCATTTTGCCAAGAGTCCTTTGATAGTAGTGTCACCTCAATGTCATACCTAAGTTTTTTCTCCCGCACTTGGATTTTAAACCTTACGGGCAATTTTGTTATGTGCAAATCATGTAAACATATAAGAGAGATTGACAATATTCTGTATTGTATGTATACCCTGCTATCAAAAGGCACAAGCATTCTTTCTTAAAGCAGTAACTTTGTACACAGACTTTTACTTCTTAaccggtggctccttcttcttcaagaacttccgataaagaatggaatcataaAAGTCATAATGAAAGGGATGCCAGAAACGATACTCAAGTCATAGGTCCTTTTCGTCCTCAGCATAAAGGTTCCTATTCCGATTGTACCTGATGTCCTTAACTCGGTGACGATAATCCACTGGAAGAGGAGGAGTCCAACCACCAGCAGGATTGGGAGCCATGGTGGGCTCCCGCATGATCGGCGACACCGGTGAATGGAACAAGCTGAGACACACTCGCTGGACCGCGAGTCGGTGTGCGAATCGGTGGAGTAGCAATGGTGCGTCCGACACAATCAAGAGCTTCCTCTGCTTCATCTACGATCGGCATATCCCCAACAAAGGCCAGAGCAGGAGGCGGAACGACAGCTGATGACCCTTGAATGCCATGGCCATGGGCAGCacgggaaccaccagcaccaccatgtGAATAAGACGCCTTGGTGTGGCCAGGCGGCTTGGGAATAGCGGCACGATCTTGAGTCTTCTTGGAACGCTTTTCCCTATGACGCGAGGGACTGCCACCACCTTCCATGACTGCGAAGAACACAAAGTGGCACTAAGAAACAATACAAGGAGAGGTGAACgaacatcgagaagtgaagaaacagAAATGGAGTGGTCACCATAGGGTCGGTAGTCCCAGCCAaagtcgggactttcgacagccgggagttctggcttacgtcgggagtttcgacggtcggaactcccaacggtcaccgggacttccggcgcacacggtgaccatcccattcatggggcttcaaatctcAATACTCATTCAAGCAAggaagatagaggagtagagagagaagaagaaatAGAGGCAAAACACAAGGTACATTGGAGTTAGGGTTTGACGCCACGGTAGTACCTTgaaaaacaggggcaaaatcgcatgggcattcatgtcctattgtacaaagtttaacaccgttaggggtggatgacggagcaggggcaaactggtgcttcgtgaatggcacagtaggggtaaattcacaaagtcaaaaaaaataggggcaaaatcacaatttcgatacaaaacaagggtacaaacacAAGAGCcccttgaagaaatggagaagtaGGAATACTATGAATGCATAGGTTAGTGTTTTTCTTGCGTCTCTTCACCATTTTAGGTTTTTATCAATACGACCCAATTCTTGCAATGCCAAGTTAACTGTTCTCTGTGATATTTATGCCTGATTACAGTTTGTTGATTCTTGCCCTGAATATTTCTGCATTTTATCAGTCTGTTTAACACCTTCTGTATTGATTTGGACTGAAGGTTTTGTCCTGAAGCTCACATTGGAGCCACGGGTCATCAGATGAAAACATGCTATGGTTTCAAGCGTATGATCAAGGACCGACCACATGAATGGCAACCGGGCAACTTGAATGACATCCTTGTCCCTGTTCAGGCTTTCCACCAGAAAAACATGTTTGAGGATGAGATAAAGCATGACCAGCGGTTCGACTTCACTCGCGTCCCAGCTGTACTTGAGCTGTGCCATCATGCAGGTGCAGACATACCTGAAGAGATTCTATACAAAAGTGAACAAATATCTAATACACACAAAACAAACAATCAGCAATCTGCTCCGTTCTTGCCAGATGAACTCAGATATATCGGTCAGAGAACACTGGATGCATGGGAATACCTGAGATTAGGTGTCACAAAACTCCTCTTGGTGTACCCATCCAAAGTTTGTAAGCATTGCTCTGAAGTGCATATCGGGCAATCAGGGCACAAGGCCAGAATGTGTGGAGTTTTCAAGTTTGAGGGCTGGAAAGGGATGCACAAGTGGAACAAGGCCGGAGTGGATGACCTAGTTCCTCAGAAGATTGTGTGGCATCGGAGGCCTCATGACCCACCGGTCCTTGTGGACGGCGGGAGGGATTATTATGGCCATGCGCCTGCTGTCATTGAGCTCT from Miscanthus floridulus cultivar M001 chromosome 11, ASM1932011v1, whole genome shotgun sequence includes these protein-coding regions:
- the LOC136493625 gene encoding APO protein 4, mitochondrial-like, giving the protein MKTCYGFKRMIKDRPHEWQPGNLNDILVPVQAFHQKNMFEDEIKHDQRFDFTRVPAVLELCHHAGADIPEEILYKSEQISNTHKTNNQQSAPFLPDELRYIGQRTLDAWEYLRLGVTKLLLVYPSKVCKHCSEVHIGQSGHKARMCGVFKFEGWKGMHKWNKAGVDDLVPQKIVWHRRPHDPPVLVDGGRDYYGHAPAVIELCMQVGAVVPPKYHCMMKTHGLAPPVR
- the LOC136491382 gene encoding alkylated DNA repair protein ALKBH8 homolog, which produces MAAKSGYTRPLPLAGDTAPPPPSAVLYVANCGPAVGVTDADVRSVFGAFGKVAGVQAADDSGARIIVRFHEPAAAEAAMAALHGRPCDLLAGRVLHIRYSVPVKPKARPGGSVPVALVASELGIPGIYMVQEFVTAAEEQELLSAVDSKTWKRLAKRRVQHYGYEFLYETRNVDSKQFLGELPTFVSTVLEKIASFPGVKDCTTRLVDQLTVNEYPCGVGLSPHIDTHSAFEEMIFSLSLAGPCIMEFRKYTKGSWRAPSVVNGVDEDSSQEAECIRKAIFLPPRSMLLMSGEGRYAWHHYIPHHKIDAVGGQVIRRNSRRVSFTFRKVRMGPCDCEYKQFCDSHSKRC
- the LOC136491379 gene encoding APO protein 4, mitochondrial-like is translated as MASLGRRAGSYICSELCGTALNQRHYSTSRVDWKQLRPMILKRIKKRSKEYPIKRMIPVAEEVVRAREIVNEGVSRLLKVVPVQSCKFCPEAHIGATGHQMKTCYGFKRMIKDRPHEWQPGNLNDILVPVQAFHQKNMFEDEIKHDQRFDFTRVPAVLELCHHAGADIPEEILYKSEQISNTHKTNNQQSAPFLPDELRYIGQRTLDAWEYLRLGVTKLLLVYPSKVCKHCSEVHIGQSGHKARMCGVFKFEGWKGMHKWNKAGVDDLVPQKIVWHRRPHDPPVLVDGGRDYYGHAPAVIELCMQVGAVVPPKYHCMMKTHGLAPPVR